The DNA region GCCCCGGCGCCCGTGCCGCCGGCCCCGCCGCAGCCCGCCCCGCAGCCCGAACCGCGTCCCCAGCCCCAGCCGCAGCCCGCGCCTCCGCCGGCGTGCGAGGACATCGGCCGCGTGGTGTATTTCGAGTGGGATCGCTCGAACGTCACCGACCAGGCGCGTGCGGTGATCAACGCGGCGATCAACGACGCGCGTGAGTGCGGCGTCGCCTCGGTCGAGGTTGCCGGTCACGCCGACCGCTCGGGTTCGGCGGCCTACAATGTGGGCCTGTCCGAGCGCCGCGCGCGTGCCGTGCAGGACGAGCTGGTGCGCCTCGGCGTCCCGGCTTCGGCCATCACGCTGGAAGCCTTCGGCGAGAGCCGCCCGGCGGTCGAGACGCCCGACGGCGTTCGCGAACCGCTCAACCGGCGCGCCGAGATCACGATCGACCTGCGCTAGATCGCAGAGATCGGATCACCGATTGGGAACGGCCCGGCTCTATGCCGGGCCGTTTTCGTCTCGGGGATGGCGATGCGGACAGGCCCGCGGCTTGACCGGGACGGGGGACCGGGGGCAAGACAGCACTCATCGCTCGAATGCCGAGATGCGCCGCCGCGGCCCGACCGCGCCCGCGCGTCGGCGCCAAGACCCATTCAGGAAGGACCGACCCGATGAGCAAGCCGGAAACCCCGTACCGAAAGCGCGCCCTCGGCGACCGGCCGCTTGCCCCGGAAACGCTTGCGATGAGCTACGGCTACGACGCCAAGCTCTCGGAAGGCTCGATCAAGCCGCCGATTTTCCAGACCTCGACCTTCGTCTTCTCCTCGGCAGAGGAGGGCGCCGCCTTCTTCCGCGTGATGGGCGGGCGGGCCGTGCACGGCGACCCGGTCACGCCGGGCCTCATGTATTCGCGCTTCAACAATCCCAATGTCGAGGTGATCGAGGACCGGCTCACCGTGTTCGAGGGCGCGGACGAGGCCTGCGTCTTCTCCTCCGGCATGGGCGCGATCTCCACCGTGCTGATGGCCTTCGCCCACAGCGGGGACGTCGTGCTGCAGTCGACCCCGCTCTATGGCGGGACCGAGACGCTGATCCGCAATGTCATGCCGAATTATGGCGTGAAGAGTTTCGACTTCGTCGCAGGCGCGCCGGAGGATGAAATCCGCCAGAGCGTCGAAAAGGCGCTCCAGGCCGGCAAGGTCAAGGCGATCTATACCGAGACCCCGACCAATCCGACCAACGAGCTCGTGGATATCGAATTCATGAAGAGGCTCGCGGACGAGATCGGCGAACGCCAAGGCTATCGCCCGCCGGTGATCGTGGACAACACCGTGCTCGGCCCGATCGGGCAGAAGCCGCTGAAGCTCGGTGCGGACATCATCGTCTACTCGCTCACCAAATACATTGGCGGCCATTCCGACCTGATCGCCGGGGCCGCGCTCGGCTCGAGCGAGTACATGCAGACGGTCAGGAAGCTGCGCTCGGCCATCGGGACCAATCTCGATCCCAACACGTGCTGGATGCTGGCCCGCTCGCTGGAGACGGTGACGCTGCGCATGAAGGCCGCCTTCGAGGGCGCGCGCAAGGTCGCCGAATTCCTCAAGGGCCATCCCAAGGTCGAGAAGGTGCGCTATCTCGGCTTCCTGGAAGAAGGCAGCCGCGACCACAGGGTCCACGCCCGGCAGAGCGGGGACTCCCACGGCTCGACCTTCTCCTTCGACGTGAAGGGCGGCCAGGAAGGCGCCTTCCGCATGCTCAACGCGCTCAAGGTGGCCAAGCTCGCCGTCAGCCTGGGCGGGACCGAAACGCTGATCTGCCACCCCGGCACGACCACCCACGCCGGGGTCGATCCCGAGCTCAGGAAGCGCCTCGGCTTCACCGAGGGCATGGTGCGGGTCTCGATCGGCATCGAGAATCCGGACGACCTCATCGCCGATTTCGAGCAGGCGCTCGAGGCGGTCTGAACCCGGCCCCACCGTCACCGCAAGCCGCTCAGGGATGGCGCATGAGCGAGATCACGCTCGATTCCGAAGAAAGACAGGTCCTCGACTGGGTCGACAGCCGCGCCGATCACATGATCGCGACGGTCAAGGACTGGTCGCGGATCAATTCGGGCAGCCATAACCGCGCGGGCCTCGACGCCATGCGCAAGCGCCTCTCCGAGGCCTTCGGCGAGCTGGAGGCGGACGCCTGCGAGGTCGAACTGCCGTCCTCGCAGGTCGTGGAGAAGACCGGCGATATCCGCGATGTCGAATATGCCCCGGCCCTGAAGGTCTCCAAGCGCCCCGATGCGCCGGTGCGCATCGTGCTGACCGGTCACATGGACACGGTCTTTCCCTCCGAGTCCGGCTTCCAGGACTGGGCGCTGTGGGACGAGGACACGCTCAACGGGCCTGGCGTGGCCGACATGAAAGGCGGGCTGCTGGTGATGCTGCACGCGCTGCTCGGCCTGGAACGCAGCCCCTGGGCGGGGCGGATCGGCTATGACGTGCTGATCAGCCCCGACGAGGAGATCGGCTCGCTGGGCTCCGGCCCGAAGCTCGCCGAGCTCGGCCGCCGCGCCGATGTCGGCATGACCTACGAGCCGGCGCTCGCGGACGGCTCGCTTGCCGGGGCGCGCAAGGGCTCGGGCAATTTCACGCTGCGGGTGAGGGGACGGGCCGCCCATGCCGGGCGCGAACATCATCTGGGACGCAATGCCATCGTGGCGGCGGCCGAGTTCGCGGCCGCGCTCGACCGGCTGAACGGCAAGCGCCAGGACGTCACCTTCAACGTCTCGCGCATCGAGGGCGGCGGCGCGCCCAACGTGGTGCCCGATCTCGGCATCGTGCGCTTCAATTGCCGCGTCCCCGCCGAGGCCGATGCCGCCTGGGCGAGCGAGGAGATGAAAAACCTCGTCGACGCGGTGAACCGGCGCGACGGGATCGCGGCCGACCTGCACGGCGGCTTCACCCGCCCGCCCAAGCCGATGACGCCGGCGAACCTGCAGGTGTTCGAGTGGACGCGCACCGCCGGCAAGGCGATCGGCCTC from Marinicauda algicola includes:
- a CDS encoding cystathionine gamma-synthase family protein, encoding MSKPETPYRKRALGDRPLAPETLAMSYGYDAKLSEGSIKPPIFQTSTFVFSSAEEGAAFFRVMGGRAVHGDPVTPGLMYSRFNNPNVEVIEDRLTVFEGADEACVFSSGMGAISTVLMAFAHSGDVVLQSTPLYGGTETLIRNVMPNYGVKSFDFVAGAPEDEIRQSVEKALQAGKVKAIYTETPTNPTNELVDIEFMKRLADEIGERQGYRPPVIVDNTVLGPIGQKPLKLGADIIVYSLTKYIGGHSDLIAGAALGSSEYMQTVRKLRSAIGTNLDPNTCWMLARSLETVTLRMKAAFEGARKVAEFLKGHPKVEKVRYLGFLEEGSRDHRVHARQSGDSHGSTFSFDVKGGQEGAFRMLNALKVAKLAVSLGGTETLICHPGTTTHAGVDPELRKRLGFTEGMVRVSIGIENPDDLIADFEQALEAV
- a CDS encoding hydrolase, coding for MSEITLDSEERQVLDWVDSRADHMIATVKDWSRINSGSHNRAGLDAMRKRLSEAFGELEADACEVELPSSQVVEKTGDIRDVEYAPALKVSKRPDAPVRIVLTGHMDTVFPSESGFQDWALWDEDTLNGPGVADMKGGLLVMLHALLGLERSPWAGRIGYDVLISPDEEIGSLGSGPKLAELGRRADVGMTYEPALADGSLAGARKGSGNFTLRVRGRAAHAGREHHLGRNAIVAAAEFAAALDRLNGKRQDVTFNVSRIEGGGAPNVVPDLGIVRFNCRVPAEADAAWASEEMKNLVDAVNRRDGIAADLHGGFTRPPKPMTPANLQVFEWTRTAGKAIGLDIAWKDTGGVCEGNNLWASGCPNVDTLGVRGADIHSDREIAKLSSFAEKAKLSAVMLMKFARGEFDARKARALARGS